A stretch of Porites lutea chromosome 5, jaPorLute2.1, whole genome shotgun sequence DNA encodes these proteins:
- the LOC140938758 gene encoding homeobox protein ceh-30-like, with protein MASFSIDSILGSAGQKSENSSNFSASQRADISGKKTGKEDNLACTSEEENEADNSSNESLDDAGENETGSLRRGNVYINKIRRRRTAFTSNQLKSLEQKFHDKKYLTITERNNLAKGLNLTDTQVKTWFQNRRTKWKKQMAPDFETNLRWEEKNLSAIFSHLRTHFSCCGEVNTHVPPLQVYYNPIPIFQPSKNLQVVYSNMSLYPLSSNYGFCG; from the exons ATGGCGTCGTTTAGTATTGACTCAATTTTGGGAAGCGCTgggcaaaaaagtgaaaactcaTCAAATTTCTCAGCCTCACAAAGAGCTGATATATCAGGAAAGAAGACGGGAAAAG AAGACAACTTAGCCTGTACCTcagaagaagaaaacgaagCTGATAATTCATCAAACGAAAGTCTTGACGATGCTGGAGAAAATGAAACAGGATCCTTGCGCCGTGGTAATGTTTACATTAACAAGATACGAAGGAGAAGAACCGCTTTTACAAGCAACCAGCTGAAGTCTTTGGAGCAAAAGTTTCATGAcaagaaatatttaacaatCACAGAGAGAAACAATTTGGCTAAAGGCCTTAATCTCACTGACACGCAAGTTAAAACATGGTTTCAAAATCGGCGAACGAAGTGGAAGAAGCAAATGGCGCCGGACTTTGAGACCAATTTGCGTTGGGAGGAAAAGAATTTATCGGCCATTTTTAGTCACCTGCGTACTCATTTTTCTTGCTGTGGGGAAGTTAACACTCATGTACCTCCATTGCAGGTTTATTATAATCCTATTCCCATTTTCCAACCTTCAAAAAACCTTCAAGTAGTCTATTCAAACATGTCTCTATATCCGTTGTCGTCTAATTACGGCTTTTGTGGTTAA